GCCAATCGAGGAGAAACCGCCGATGATCAGCACCGGCAACGCCTTGAGCACCACCAGCGACAACGAGAACTGCACCCCCAGGCGTGCGCCCCAGAGCAACCCGGCCACCAGCCCGACAAACCCTGCCACCGCCCACACCAGTGCCCAGATGCGCGGCAGGCGAATGCCCACCGCCATGGACGCCAACGGGTCATCGGCCACTGCCCGCAGCGACAGGCCGACCCGTGTCTTGTTGAACAGCAGCGACAGGGCGATCACCAGGACGGCGGCGGTGCCGGCGGCAAACAGATCGAATTGCGACAACAGCATGCCGCGGATTTCCAGCGGCTCATCGGCGATGCCCAGGTCCAGCCCATGCACCTGCGCGCCCCAGAGAAACTGGGCGAAGCCTTCGATCATGTAAGACAGACCGAGGGTCGCCATAAACAAGATGATCGGCGGGCGATTGACCAGGGGCCGCAGCACCACCTTT
The genomic region above belongs to Pseudomonas poae and contains:
- a CDS encoding branched-chain amino acid ABC transporter permease, translating into MQFFFEVLIGGLLAGVMYSLVAIGFVLIYKASGVFNFAQGAMVLFAALTFVSLLERGFPFALAFLITLASMVVLALLIEKVVLRPLVNRPPIILFMATLGLSYMIEGFAQFLWGAQVHGLDLGIADEPLEIRGMLLSQFDLFAAGTAAVLVIALSLLFNKTRVGLSLRAVADDPLASMAVGIRLPRIWALVWAVAGFVGLVAGLLWGARLGVQFSLSLVVLKALPVLIIGGFSSIGGAIVGGLIIGAAEKIAEIYLGPIIGSGIENWVPYVLALLFLLVRPAGLFGERAIERV